Proteins from one Pyrobaculum neutrophilum V24Sta genomic window:
- the surE gene encoding 5'/3'-nucleotidase SurE translates to MILVTNDDGVHSPGLRLLHRFASRLGPVDVVAPESPKSAVGLGITLHKPLRMYEVDLCGFKAYATSGTPSDTIYLATYGLGRSYDLVLSGINLGDNTSLQVILSSGTLGAAFQAALLGIPAVAYSAYVDSWGDVLNDGEALSLMESAVYATAEYVTRRGMPKGVDVISVNFPRRLKKGVKAKLVKAAKLRYAQQVERRVDPRGSAYYWLYGVNLDPEPDTDVYVVLKEGNIAVTPLTLNMNSLDGGGAADLEELRRLLDHVNRSL, encoded by the coding sequence GTGATTCTGGTCACCAACGACGACGGGGTGCACAGCCCAGGCCTCCGCCTCCTCCACAGGTTCGCCTCGAGGCTCGGGCCTGTGGACGTGGTGGCGCCTGAGTCGCCCAAGTCGGCGGTGGGCCTAGGCATCACTCTCCACAAGCCCCTCCGGATGTACGAGGTGGACCTCTGCGGCTTTAAGGCCTACGCCACCTCGGGCACGCCCTCCGACACGATATACCTAGCCACCTACGGCCTGGGGAGAAGCTACGACCTGGTGCTCTCGGGGATAAACCTGGGCGACAACACCTCCCTCCAGGTGATACTCTCCTCCGGCACCCTGGGCGCGGCCTTCCAAGCGGCGCTCCTGGGCATACCCGCCGTGGCGTATTCCGCATACGTCGACAGCTGGGGCGACGTCCTCAACGACGGGGAGGCGCTCTCGCTGATGGAGTCGGCGGTGTACGCCACGGCGGAGTACGTGACGAGGCGGGGGATGCCGAAGGGCGTAGACGTAATAAGCGTCAACTTCCCGCGGAGGCTGAAGAAGGGGGTCAAAGCCAAGCTTGTAAAGGCGGCGAAGCTGAGATACGCCCAGCAGGTGGAGAGGAGGGTGGACCCAAGGGGCTCCGCCTACTACTGGCTCTACGGCGTAAACCTCGACCCAGAGCCTGACACAGACGTCTACGTGGTTCTCAAGGAGGGCAACATAGCCGTCACCCCCCTGACGTTAAACATGAACTCCTTAGACGGGGGAGGAGCCGCAGACCTAGAAGAGCTTAGAAGGCTCCTGGACCACGTCAACAGATCTCTATGA
- a CDS encoding DNA repair exonuclease, with amino-acid sequence MKLLHISDAHLGRAQYHLPEREEDYFRAFEEALRRGRGADAVLITGDLFDLKRPSTRALVKFVEAVEAAGAPVYLIGGNHDFSYVRYRAEAERCPRPAECLYDTALRLLDRLRLAKLLCWESVDAGGVHIFGACATPRDYAAEYRRALQRMPPGAVLAIHQAVEGVKARYPAEDDEYTMPQEVFQGLPYVHIAAGHIHDHLARHPVGAVWAGSLEVWDVGEFETWDYRGGFEKAQDRAEKGAVLIDVAGRAVSLRAIPIPPGRPLYRVRLYVRERREAYGAAEEAAKLFDKPGAVVRVEVWGTLEEALRPRQMATLFTKALYVDVVDRTAAPQRAVSLRGSAMEELWRLMREKLGQHAEVVLRAMELLREGEKEAAYKLILKALYD; translated from the coding sequence ATGAAGCTCCTACACATCTCGGATGCGCACCTCGGCAGAGCCCAGTACCACCTCCCGGAGAGGGAGGAGGACTACTTCAGAGCGTTTGAGGAGGCGCTGAGGAGGGGGAGGGGGGCAGACGCCGTCTTGATAACGGGCGACCTCTTCGACCTCAAGAGGCCCTCCACGAGGGCGCTCGTGAAGTTTGTGGAGGCCGTGGAGGCGGCGGGCGCGCCTGTCTACCTAATCGGGGGAAACCACGACTTCAGCTACGTCCGGTATAGGGCTGAGGCGGAGAGGTGTCCGCGGCCGGCGGAGTGCCTCTACGACACGGCGCTGAGGCTTCTAGATAGGCTGAGGCTGGCGAAGCTCCTCTGTTGGGAGTCCGTAGACGCCGGGGGCGTTCACATATTTGGGGCATGCGCAACGCCTAGGGACTACGCGGCGGAGTACCGCCGGGCTCTCCAGAGGATGCCGCCGGGGGCTGTCCTCGCCATACATCAGGCGGTGGAGGGGGTCAAGGCCAGGTACCCCGCCGAAGACGACGAATACACCATGCCCCAGGAGGTTTTCCAAGGCCTGCCGTATGTACACATCGCCGCTGGCCACATACACGACCATCTGGCGAGGCATCCGGTAGGCGCCGTGTGGGCGGGGTCGCTTGAGGTCTGGGACGTCGGGGAGTTCGAGACCTGGGACTACAGAGGGGGCTTTGAGAAGGCGCAGGACAGAGCTGAGAAAGGCGCTGTCTTAATAGACGTAGCCGGTAGGGCGGTCTCCCTCAGAGCTATCCCCATCCCCCCTGGGAGGCCTCTGTACAGGGTCAGGCTCTATGTCAGGGAGAGGAGGGAGGCCTACGGGGCTGCGGAGGAGGCGGCGAAGCTTTTTGACAAACCGGGGGCGGTGGTTAGAGTCGAGGTGTGGGGTACGTTGGAGGAGGCTCTAAGGCCTAGGCAGATGGCTACCTTGTTTACAAAAGCCCTCTACGTCGACGTTGTTGACAGAACCGCCGCCCCGCAGAGGGCCGTGTCTCTAAGGGGGTCCGCCATGGAGGAGCTGTGGCGGCTGATGAGGGAGAAGCTTGGGCAACACGCCGAGGTGGTGCTCAGGGCTATGGAGCTCCTTAGAGAGGGGGAGAAGGAGGCGGCGTACAAGCTCATCCTCAAGGCGCTTTATGATTAG
- a CDS encoding AAA family ATPase codes for MIRRIELYNFKAHAKAVFKLGEGVNFIYGPNGSGKTSLMEAVAVALFGSQWVRRTGGRWADYLRRGAAAGEVKLHLSHMGREVVVVRRFGEGGSSHSGTYLSIDGSTVARGDADVTAAVATKLGIGVEEFRHLLYIRQGELRLILEEPEYIDRVLRLDEFDKVDELVREAYNELKAKRERVGGRAEELERRAPQLRSRIEALSRRLSEAEEALARLEADEARFVEAERRYLALRERYISLSKERESLEKALEDGARAALELERDLEQLERELEEVRKAEEELKSLPEVGDVEGEYHQLRQLLATAERVPPEVRSYDPRALEEARRRYEEAARKHAEVRSRLELLRDVLRVAKMSEGGRCPVCGAPLTREAVQRHELEALGLEKEEERLSRQIEQLQAEIKRLEALDRTYRTYAQYLSVDVQAARRRLAELEALYQRKREVERRRAYLSALVSRRGEAERRLAELRARKAEAERKIAEANGRLAAVEAELKTLEAEVKKAEEEYAVLRARHEEYLRAKSLALELRRQLEEARGELAAVEAELAKARTEAEKLERGLGAARNIRSVLGELKPLARQILTKAINEELNAVFLKLRHKESFKSAHLAEVDGRYVLKVSTPSGPIDHRLLSLGEQNLLALSLRVALARALLGGAPFMMFDEPTEHLDEEHRRKIVELVRDLTSVVPTVVVTSHLGEFEEVADVVIQL; via the coding sequence ATGATTAGGAGGATAGAGCTGTACAACTTCAAGGCCCACGCGAAGGCCGTCTTCAAGCTGGGGGAGGGGGTGAACTTCATATACGGCCCCAACGGGTCTGGAAAAACCTCCCTCATGGAGGCCGTGGCCGTGGCCTTGTTCGGCTCCCAGTGGGTGAGGAGGACGGGGGGCAGGTGGGCCGACTACCTCAGGAGGGGGGCGGCCGCCGGGGAGGTCAAGCTACACCTAAGCCACATGGGGCGGGAGGTGGTGGTCGTTAGGCGGTTCGGCGAGGGGGGGAGCTCCCACTCGGGCACCTATCTCTCCATCGACGGGTCGACGGTCGCCAGGGGGGACGCGGACGTCACGGCTGCTGTGGCCACTAAGCTGGGCATCGGCGTTGAGGAGTTTAGACACCTTCTATACATTAGGCAGGGGGAGCTGAGGCTCATATTGGAGGAGCCCGAGTATATAGATAGGGTTCTCCGCCTAGATGAGTTCGACAAAGTGGACGAGCTGGTGCGGGAGGCCTACAACGAACTCAAGGCGAAGAGGGAGAGGGTGGGGGGGAGGGCGGAGGAGCTCGAGAGAAGGGCCCCCCAGCTGAGGTCGCGGATAGAGGCGCTCTCTAGGAGGCTTTCCGAGGCGGAGGAGGCGTTGGCTAGGCTTGAGGCCGACGAGGCGAGGTTCGTGGAGGCGGAGAGGAGGTACCTCGCCCTTAGGGAGCGCTACATATCGCTTAGCAAGGAGAGGGAGTCCCTTGAGAAGGCTCTGGAGGACGGGGCGCGCGCCGCCCTTGAGCTGGAGAGGGATCTGGAGCAGCTGGAGCGGGAGCTGGAGGAGGTGAGGAAGGCGGAGGAGGAGCTTAAGTCACTCCCCGAGGTGGGCGATGTGGAGGGGGAGTACCACCAGCTTCGGCAGCTTCTGGCCACCGCCGAGAGGGTCCCGCCTGAGGTGAGGAGCTACGACCCGAGGGCTCTGGAGGAGGCGAGGAGGCGCTACGAGGAGGCGGCTAGGAAGCACGCGGAGGTGAGGTCCAGGCTTGAGCTACTGAGGGACGTGTTGAGGGTTGCCAAGATGTCGGAGGGCGGGAGGTGCCCCGTCTGCGGGGCTCCTCTGACGCGGGAGGCCGTTCAGAGGCACGAGCTGGAGGCGCTGGGGCTGGAGAAGGAGGAGGAGCGGCTCTCTAGGCAGATCGAGCAGCTTCAAGCCGAGATCAAGAGGCTGGAGGCGCTGGACAGAACATACAGGACATACGCCCAGTACCTCTCCGTGGATGTCCAAGCGGCAAGGAGGAGGCTGGCGGAGCTGGAAGCGCTCTACCAGAGGAAGAGGGAGGTGGAGAGGAGGAGGGCCTACCTCTCAGCGCTTGTGTCCAGGAGGGGGGAGGCGGAGAGGCGGCTGGCCGAGCTTAGGGCTAGGAAGGCCGAGGCCGAGAGGAAGATAGCGGAGGCCAACGGGAGGCTGGCGGCTGTGGAGGCGGAGCTTAAGACACTAGAGGCGGAGGTCAAGAAGGCTGAGGAGGAGTACGCGGTGCTTAGGGCTAGACACGAGGAGTACCTAAGGGCTAAGTCGCTGGCGTTGGAGCTCAGGCGTCAGCTGGAGGAGGCCCGGGGGGAGCTGGCGGCTGTGGAGGCGGAGCTGGCGAAGGCCCGCACCGAGGCGGAGAAGCTGGAGCGTGGGCTCGGCGCGGCTAGAAACATCAGGTCCGTGTTGGGGGAGCTGAAGCCCCTCGCCAGGCAGATACTGACGAAGGCCATAAACGAGGAGCTCAACGCCGTGTTTCTAAAGCTGAGGCACAAGGAGTCCTTTAAATCCGCCCACCTGGCAGAGGTAGACGGGAGGTACGTCCTCAAGGTGAGCACCCCCTCCGGCCCAATAGACCACAGGCTCCTCTCGCTGGGTGAGCAGAACCTCCTCGCCCTCTCCCTACGCGTGGCGCTCGCCAGAGCTCTCCTCGGCGGTGCCCCCTTCATGATGTTTGACGAGCCGACTGAGCACCTCGACGAGGAACACAGGAGGAAGATCGTGGAGCTGGTGAGAGACCTCACCTCCGTCGTGCCGACTGTAGTCGTCACATCGCACCTGGGAGAGTTCGAGGAGGTGGCCGACGTGGTGATACAGCTGTAG
- a CDS encoding tRNA-wybutosine modification methyltransferase TYW3, with protein sequence MGAVDRRVFEARKRVFVERLEREALQERVDGDILPLLRLLNRHPAIYTTSSCSGRIMVAEAVRPSYSKGRGFRPVAKWHHPAPPDLVRAAADQVDNAWLMVRGAILHLAAADAKTAYRLVEVGRETGHKHSGIIAINRGGIFVEILGEERLDIPLKRGGIYVSDLETAVDMANKTLVLAKLRLYWLAARLEAELFGLETPESDEIRRAIRRAANCLG encoded by the coding sequence GGTTTTTGAGGCCCGAAAGCGCGTGTTCGTAGAGCGGCTCGAGAGAGAGGCCCTCCAGGAGAGGGTAGACGGCGATATCCTCCCCCTCCTCCGCCTCCTGAACCGGCACCCTGCCATATACACTACTTCCAGCTGTAGCGGGAGGATAATGGTGGCAGAGGCGGTGAGGCCGAGCTACAGCAAGGGCAGGGGGTTCAGGCCGGTGGCTAAGTGGCACCACCCGGCGCCGCCCGACCTGGTGAGGGCGGCCGCCGACCAGGTGGACAATGCGTGGCTAATGGTGAGGGGGGCGATTCTACATCTGGCGGCCGCAGACGCCAAGACGGCATACCGGCTGGTTGAGGTGGGTAGGGAGACGGGGCATAAACACAGCGGCATAATCGCGATAAACAGAGGCGGCATCTTCGTCGAGATACTGGGCGAGGAGCGGCTGGACATACCGCTGAAGAGAGGCGGCATCTACGTCTCAGATCTAGAGACGGCGGTGGACATGGCAAACAAAACCCTGGTGCTGGCGAAGCTGAGGCTGTACTGGCTGGCGGCCCGCCTAGAGGCGGAGCTCTTCGGCCTAGAGACGCCGGAGAGCGACGAGATCAGGAGAGCCATCCGCCGGGCGGCAAACTGCCTCGGATAA
- the prf1 gene encoding peptide chain release factor aRF-1 — protein sequence MSFNRPPNGVYYIKTPVEMRAFINLLKKFRGYATTLITLYINSERPIPDVLNLLRSEWSTASNIKDKTTRTHVQDTLERIINNLKGEAKAPENGMAVFAGFHMINQGNYEWVYYVVVPPQPIYTFKYICDTAFHTEILEDQMHAGVVYGIVVVERGEAVIALLKGGQWEVVKTVEFFVPSKHHAGGQSANRFKRQTEHLAETFYKVLAEEVNKIFLQIPTLKGIIVGGPGPTKEDFLEEGGLDYRLKDKVLAVVPACCANEYGVVEAIKNAQEQLKESEYVHAKEVMEKVMYYAVRKSDYMVYGKERALKALEMGMAETIVVAEELGEDAVLEVVMKAEEKGVKVEVVPKGVEESKTLMQAFGGYVALLSTPVWVLEQQIQAEAA from the coding sequence ATGAGTTTCAACAGGCCGCCTAACGGCGTCTACTACATCAAGACGCCCGTGGAGATGAGGGCGTTTATCAACCTGCTGAAGAAGTTCAGGGGCTACGCAACTACCTTGATCACCCTCTACATAAACTCGGAGAGGCCTATCCCCGACGTGTTGAACCTGCTGAGGTCTGAGTGGTCCACCGCCTCCAACATCAAGGACAAGACCACCAGGACCCACGTCCAGGACACACTGGAGCGTATAATAAACAACCTTAAGGGCGAGGCGAAGGCTCCCGAGAACGGGATGGCCGTCTTCGCCGGGTTCCACATGATAAACCAGGGCAACTACGAGTGGGTTTACTACGTCGTTGTGCCTCCCCAGCCCATATACACCTTCAAGTACATATGCGACACCGCCTTCCACACCGAGATACTGGAGGATCAGATGCACGCCGGCGTTGTATACGGCATCGTCGTCGTCGAGAGGGGGGAGGCCGTCATCGCGCTACTGAAGGGGGGACAGTGGGAGGTGGTGAAGACCGTGGAGTTCTTCGTGCCGAGTAAACACCACGCCGGCGGCCAGTCGGCGAACCGCTTCAAGCGGCAGACTGAGCATCTGGCGGAGACCTTCTACAAGGTGCTGGCGGAGGAGGTAAACAAGATCTTCCTCCAGATACCGACGCTGAAGGGCATCATAGTGGGGGGTCCGGGCCCCACCAAGGAGGACTTCCTAGAGGAGGGGGGTCTCGACTACAGGCTTAAGGATAAGGTCTTGGCGGTGGTGCCGGCCTGTTGCGCCAACGAATACGGGGTTGTGGAGGCGATAAAAAACGCCCAGGAGCAGCTCAAGGAGAGCGAGTACGTCCACGCCAAGGAGGTCATGGAGAAGGTGATGTACTACGCGGTGAGGAAGAGCGACTACATGGTATACGGAAAGGAGAGGGCGCTCAAGGCCCTGGAGATGGGGATGGCCGAGACCATAGTCGTGGCCGAGGAGCTCGGCGAAGACGCCGTACTTGAGGTGGTGATGAAGGCCGAGGAGAAGGGGGTCAAGGTGGAGGTCGTCCCAAAGGGCGTCGAGGAGTCTAAAACGCTGATGCAGGCCTTCGGCGGATACGTCGCGCTCCTCTCCACCCCAGTGTGGGTGCTGGAGCAACAGATCCAGGCAGAGGCCGCTTAA
- a CDS encoding ArsR/SmtB family transcription factor, producing the protein MARAKSATSLSDPRRAELLKLIEENGPLTQGQIAKAMGMTWGQVQWHLYVLERDRKVRRVVKDGVTYYVSANAPVELLE; encoded by the coding sequence ATGGCGAGGGCAAAGTCGGCAACTTCCCTTTCGGACCCGAGGAGGGCCGAACTACTGAAGTTAATCGAGGAAAACGGCCCTCTAACCCAGGGCCAGATCGCGAAGGCGATGGGCATGACGTGGGGGCAGGTTCAGTGGCACCTCTACGTCCTAGAGAGGGATAGGAAGGTTAGGAGGGTGGTAAAAGACGGCGTAACATACTACGTCTCGGCTAACGCTCCTGTCGAGCTCCTAGAATAA
- the rpsJ gene encoding 30S ribosomal protein S10, whose protein sequence is MSLASRRKVRIRLYGTNPTDVDQVAREIVDLAKKMGVQVRGPIPLPTRRLMVTVRRAPSGQGYHTFDHWEMRISKRLIDIEASERVLRRLMTIRVPDTVKIELQLI, encoded by the coding sequence ATGTCTCTTGCCTCTAGGAGAAAGGTGAGGATAAGGCTCTACGGCACAAACCCAACCGACGTGGATCAGGTGGCGAGGGAGATCGTCGATCTCGCCAAGAAGATGGGCGTCCAGGTGAGGGGCCCGATACCCCTCCCCACCCGGCGTCTTATGGTGACCGTGAGAAGAGCCCCCTCTGGCCAGGGCTACCACACCTTCGACCACTGGGAGATGAGGATCTCGAAACGCCTAATCGACATAGAGGCCTCCGAGAGGGTTCTGAGGAGGCTCATGACGATCAGGGTGCCAGACACCGTCAAGATCGAGCTACAGCTTATTTAA
- a CDS encoding helicase HerA domain-containing protein, translated as MRVGYVVAAATPFEFVATLDPERPVSLYDYVAVDHVEYDAAGGDYANVRLLGQIVKLYRDPYSAKRDLPLYSVMREVSDNILEVQIAKVKVLGYVNGGELRQPKHPPRIGAPVYLAENGEIEELFKVENGLCVGRLASRDLEVCLDLNGVKRHVAIIAATGSGKTWFSVVLIEELLKKGAKIVVVDPHGEYVPIKDSIYKLGPYSATVVKVSRHHSGDLMYKIGVLDGEPEALANAAGVPPGAKKIRYAIYLAWSYARKVRKATGKPVGLSFLRMVLHTALRGENALNKLFQQYKIEGDFPMEDLRQIAKKDRHAVFSALTYLKKLQRLGVFSSRSTPLSKMLADITIINLAGVNEEVQDYVVSHIVNRIFQARVRHVRSLKGLKIPWPVVLLVEEAHRFAPPKTLRKTRSYEALSRVASEGRKFGVYLVIVSQRPSKVDPDVISQCQSQVIMRIVNPKDQEAVRESSELLAQEFLENLPGLDVGEAVVLGPLAKLPVVVKVRDRVLDYGGADIDLASAWRRDKTADVVQHWRRLYNAAPPPSVMMAASRLKLLRKWKEGGRVGVLLQDGDREVAVYIEDGRPACTVCGVGKPCHHVYKALEEALEVV; from the coding sequence ATGAGGGTTGGCTACGTCGTCGCCGCGGCCACGCCCTTCGAGTTCGTCGCGACCCTCGACCCGGAGAGGCCGGTCAGCCTCTACGACTACGTCGCCGTTGACCACGTGGAGTACGACGCGGCGGGCGGAGACTACGCAAACGTGAGGTTGCTTGGCCAGATCGTGAAGCTGTATAGAGACCCCTACTCCGCCAAGAGGGACCTCCCCCTCTACAGCGTGATGAGGGAGGTGTCCGACAACATACTGGAGGTCCAGATCGCGAAGGTGAAGGTGCTGGGCTACGTCAACGGGGGCGAGCTTAGGCAGCCTAAACACCCGCCGAGGATAGGCGCCCCGGTCTACCTGGCCGAAAACGGCGAGATAGAGGAGCTGTTCAAGGTGGAGAACGGGCTCTGCGTTGGGAGGCTGGCGAGCCGGGATCTGGAGGTCTGCCTCGACCTAAACGGCGTCAAGCGGCACGTGGCCATCATCGCGGCCACGGGCAGCGGGAAGACGTGGTTCTCGGTGGTCTTAATCGAGGAGCTTCTGAAGAAGGGGGCCAAGATCGTGGTGGTGGACCCCCACGGGGAGTACGTGCCCATCAAGGACTCGATATACAAGCTGGGGCCCTACAGCGCAACCGTCGTGAAGGTGTCTAGGCACCACTCCGGCGACCTTATGTACAAGATCGGCGTGTTAGACGGCGAACCTGAGGCTTTGGCCAACGCCGCGGGGGTGCCCCCCGGAGCCAAGAAGATCCGCTACGCGATATACCTCGCGTGGTCCTACGCCAGGAAGGTGAGGAAGGCCACGGGGAAGCCCGTCGGCCTCTCCTTCCTACGCATGGTGTTGCACACAGCGCTGAGGGGGGAAAACGCCCTCAACAAGCTGTTTCAGCAGTACAAGATAGAGGGCGATTTCCCCATGGAGGACCTCCGGCAGATTGCGAAGAAGGATCGCCACGCCGTGTTCAGCGCCTTGACGTACCTCAAGAAGCTACAGAGGCTGGGGGTGTTCTCCTCCAGGTCCACCCCCCTGTCGAAGATGCTCGCCGACATCACCATCATAAACCTGGCGGGGGTAAACGAGGAGGTTCAGGACTACGTCGTATCCCACATAGTCAACAGGATATTTCAGGCAAGGGTGAGGCACGTGAGGTCGCTGAAGGGGCTGAAGATACCTTGGCCAGTCGTGCTTCTGGTGGAGGAGGCCCACCGGTTCGCGCCCCCCAAAACGCTTAGGAAGACCCGCTCCTACGAGGCGCTCTCCCGGGTCGCCTCCGAGGGCAGGAAGTTCGGCGTCTACCTAGTCATCGTCAGCCAGAGGCCCAGCAAGGTCGACCCAGACGTCATCAGCCAGTGCCAGAGCCAGGTGATAATGCGCATCGTCAACCCCAAGGACCAGGAGGCTGTCCGTGAGAGCAGCGAGCTTCTAGCCCAGGAGTTCCTCGAAAACCTGCCGGGGCTAGACGTTGGGGAGGCCGTGGTGCTGGGGCCTCTGGCGAAGTTGCCCGTGGTGGTGAAGGTACGCGACAGGGTGCTCGACTACGGCGGCGCCGACATAGATCTGGCGAGCGCTTGGAGGAGGGACAAAACGGCAGATGTCGTACAACACTGGAGGAGGTTATACAACGCGGCGCCGCCGCCCAGCGTGATGATGGCCGCCTCGCGGCTTAAGCTACTGCGCAAGTGGAAGGAGGGCGGCCGCGTCGGCGTTCTCCTCCAGGATGGAGACAGGGAGGTGGCGGTCTATATTGAAGACGGGAGGCCCGCCTGCACCGTCTGCGGAGTCGGCAAGCCGTGCCACCATGTTTACAAGGCGCTGGAGGAGGCGCTGGAGGTGGTATGA